In a genomic window of Quercus lobata isolate SW786 chromosome 4, ValleyOak3.0 Primary Assembly, whole genome shotgun sequence:
- the LOC115986026 gene encoding B3 domain-containing protein At4g01580-like yields the protein MASQWQRDNDDGPADRSPHFFKIILPNAVQEGKLRIPDKFVQKFGVDLSDMAFLTIPNGRKWKVKLTQHAGGVWFQNGWSEFASSHGVAVGHLLVFKYEGNSQFDVLIFDATATEIDYTLDDELQVHRIEDDESDDSSVEIIKHFYRGEGSGSAHPKKDGGVAKNLVIANAFKSENPLFTVIMRPSYVNGKDRASLPQDIINYLPRDGFTKDYTKASILPVKLQIVDRLWSVKLYIYERSGGSSCVVSAGWSAFVRKNSLQVGDVCVFELIMRDGVVLNVHIFKCQD from the exons ATGGCTTCTCAATGGCAGAGAGACAACGACGATGGTCCTGCTGATCGGTCCCCACACTTTTTCAAGATTATTCTGCCGAATGCTGTTCAGGAAGGAAAGCTT CGGATTCCAGATAAGTTCGTGCAGAAATTTGGAGTGGACCTGTCAGATATGGCCTTTCTCACAATTCCAAATGGTAGAAAATGGAAAGTCAAGTTGACACAACATGCTGGGGGGGTTTGGTTTCAAAATGGTTGGTCCGAATTTGCAAGCTCTCATGGTGTAGCCGTGGGGCACTTGCTGGTTTtcaaatatgaaggaaattcacAGTTTGATGTACTCATATTTGATGCCACTGCAACAGAAATAGACTATACTTTAGACGACGAACTCCAAGTTCATAGGATCGAAGATGATGAGAGTGATGACAGCTCTGTTGAAATCATCAAACACTTTTATAGGGGAGAGGGTTCAG GATCAGCCCATCCTAAGAAAGACGGTGGTGTAGCTAAAAATCTTGTTATAGCCAATGCTTTTAAATCAGAAAATCCCCTTTTCACTGTTATCATGCGTCCATCCTACGTTAATGGCAAGGATCGTGCG AGTTTACCCCAAGACATTATCAACTACTTACCAAGAGACGGGTTTACCAAGGACTACACCAAAGCAAGTATACTCCCTGTCAAGCTCCAGATTGTGGACCGATTATGGTCTGTGAAGCTATACATTTATGAACGAAGTGGGGGTTCATCATGTGTCGTATCAGCTGGTTGGTCTGCATTTGTGAGGAAAAATAGTTTGCAAGTAGGAGATGTTTGTGTATTTGAGCTGATTATGAGGGACGGTGTTGTGTTAAACGTCCACATTTTCAAGTGCCAAGACTAA
- the LOC115986027 gene encoding uncharacterized protein LOC115986027, which produces MGRHCFYVYYDGEQYFHDLHGLSYKGESVKQKFIELKWGTHLRKMHRKIMEALRLDKESHKISIVYRAPQILVSTQVVYNSNPLGCNADMDMMWAVIKRTPQFIASDLYVTVEAVGFHGSASSQHASGVEEPHSLSVDVHPPFAYATPFPYNNQPCSAVDHLDNTEVVGATNTHDVGGSTHTYEHVQADMDGGIDIDASRDVYEEFIDTDGPVDDAEVLDVSLIENNEEDCLTTVPIPEWFTSNTWDNINDPSPALGTGHLTSWHKDDHPARGMLFKNKASVQYVLTLYSVKHNKQYKVIKSDTNRLVVRCKNEACLWSIRANCSKKHGMWVISTCKGPHSCSSLQLPTDGRMMDSKFISIALEKYVRENLTRKVRDLRSMLHARHGHDVTMYKVWEAKQKAVARIYGDFDESYAELPQFLAALSDADPDTVTTLKCDPHVPGTCIFNSAFWAFGPCIRGFRHCRPVISIDAMHLYGKYKGKLLIAMATDGNNEVYPLAFAVVESESTETWGWFLACLLTYVTDRTNLCIISDRHRGIQS; this is translated from the coding sequence ATGGGTCGTCACTGCTTCTACGTTTACTATGATGGGGAACAGTATTTCCATGACTTGCATGGGCTGTCCTATAAAGGCGAGTCAGTGAAGCAGAAGTTCATTGAGTTGAAATGGGGAACACACTTGAGAAAAATGCACCGGAAGATAATGGAAGCTCTACGGTTGGACAAGGAGTCACATAAGATATCCATTGTGTACCGTGCCCCCCAGATACTTGTGAGTACTCAGGTTGTCTACAACTCAAATCCGTTGGGTTGCAATGCTGACATGGACATGATGTGGGCAGTGATTAAGCGGACCCCCCAGTTCATAGCGTCCGACTTGTATGTAACTGTTGAGGCTGTTGGGTTCCATGGTAGTGCAAGTTCACAGCATGCCAGTGGGGTGGAAGAGCCACACTCATTGTCGGTTGACGTGCATCCTCCCTTTGCCTATGCCACGCCTTTCCCCTACAATAATCAACCATGTAGTGCGGTTGATCATTTGGACAACACCGAAGTGGTGGGCGCCACCAATACACATGATGTGGGAGGGTCTACTCACACATATGAGCATGTCCAAGCTGATATGGACGGGGGAATTGATATTGATGCCAGCCGAGATGTGTATGAAGAGTTCATTGATACTGATGGACCAGTGGACGACGCGGAGGTCTTAGATGTATCACTGATCGAAAATAACGAGGAGGATTGCCTTACAACAGTTCCTATCCCAGAATGGTTCACATCAAACACATGGGACAATATTAATGACCCATCACCTGCATTGGGTACAGGACATCTTACAAGTTGGCATAAAGATGACCACCCAGCAAGGGGGATGCTATTCAAGAATAAAGCCTCTGTTCAATATGTGTTGACCCTCTACTCTGTGAAGCATAATAAGCAATACAAGGTCATCAAGTCTGACACCAATAGGCTGGTAGTGCGGTGTAAGAATGAGGCATGTCTGTGGTCAATTCGGGCCAATTGCAGCAAGAAGCACGGGATGTGGGTTATTAGTACATGTAAGGGTCCCCATAGTTGCTCATCCCTCCAGCTACCAACTGATGGGCGGATGATGGATTCAAAGTTCATCTCCATTGCACTTGAGAAGTATGTACGGGAAAATCTAACCCGAAAGGTAAGGGACTTGCGTAGTATGTTGCATGCAAGGCATGGGCATGATGTAACTATGTACAAGGTTTGGGAAGCCAAACAGAAGGCAGTTGCACGTATTTACGGGGATTTTGACGAGTCGTACGCAGAATTGCCACAATTTCTAGCTGCATTGTCTGATGCAGATCCGGATACTGTGACCACATTAAAGTGTGACCCCCATGTCCCGGGGACTTGTATATTCAACTCCGCGTTTTGGGCTTTCGGTCCGTGTATTAGAGGGTTTAGGCATTGCAGGCCGGTGATAAGCATAGATGCAATGCACCTTTATGGCAAGTACAAAGGAAAGCTGTTGATAGCAATGGCAACAGATGGTAACAACGAGGTTTATCCACTCGCATTTGCCGTTGTCGAAAGCGAGAGCACGGAGACATGGGGATGGTTCTTGGCATGCCTGTTGACCTATGTTACAGACCGCACCAATTTGTGTATAATATCCGACAGGCATCGTGGGATACAATCATGA